One Canis aureus isolate CA01 chromosome 35, VMU_Caureus_v.1.0, whole genome shotgun sequence genomic region harbors:
- the SLC35A5 gene encoding UDP-sugar transporter protein SLC35A5 isoform X3 → MKAMAVIFSNFSIITTALLFRIVLKRHLSWIQWASLLILFLSIVALTAGTETSQHNLAGHGFHHDAFFSPSNSCLLFRSECPRKDNCTEKAWTFPEAKWNATAMVFSHIRLGLGHVLIIVQCFISSMANIYNEKILKEGNQLTESIFIQNSKLYFFGILFNGLTLGLQGSNRNQIKNCGVFYGHNVFSVALIFVTAFQGLSVAFILKFLDNMFHVLMAQVTTVIITTVSVLVFDFRPSLEFFLEAPSVLLSIFIYKASKPQGLEYAPRQERVRDLGGSLWERSSGDGEELERLTKPKSDIESDEDTF, encoded by the exons gCCATGGCTGTTATCTTCTCAAATTTTAGCATTATAACAACAGCTCTTCTATTCAGGATAGTGCTGAA GAGGCATCTAAGTTGGATACAATGGGCTTCCCTCCTGATTCTGTTCCTGTCCATTGTGGCTCTCACTGCTGGGACCGAAACGTCCCAGCATAACCTGGCAGGGCATGGATTTCATCACGATGCCTTCTTCAGCCCATCCAATTCCTGCCTTCTTTTCAGAAGTGAGTGTCCCAGAAAAGACAACTGCACGGAAAAGGCATGGACTTTTCCTGAAGCTAAGTGGAACGCCACAGCCATGGTTTTTAGCCACATCCGTCTCGGCTTGGGCCATGTGCTGATCATCGtccagtgttttatttcttcaatggCCAACATCTATAATGAAAAGATACTGAAGGAAGGGAACCAGCTCACCGAAAGCATCTTCATACAGAACAGCAAACTCTATTTCTTTGGCATCCTTTTTAATGGACTGACGCTGGGCCTTCAGGGCAGTAACCGTAATCAGATTAAGAACTGCGGGGTTTTCTATGGCCACAATGTGTTTTCAGTTGCTCTTATTTTTGTGACTGCATTCCAGGGCCTCTCCGTGGCTTTTATCCTGAAGTTCCTGGATAACATGTTCCATGTCTTGATGGCCCAGGTCACCACTGTCATCATCACAACAGTGTCTGTGCTGGTCTTTGACTTCAGGCCCTCCCTAGAATTTTTCTTAGAAGCTCCCTCAGTTCTTCTCTCCATATTTATTTACAAAGCCAGCAAGCCTCAAGGTCTGGAATATGCACCTAGGCAAGAAAGAGTCCGAGATCTAGGTGGCAGTCTTTGGGAGCGCTCCTCTGGG gATGGAGAAGAACTGGAGAGACTTACCAAACCGAAAAGTGACATTGAATCAGATGAAGATACTTTTTAA
- the SLC35A5 gene encoding UDP-sugar transporter protein SLC35A5 isoform X4 translates to MAVIFSNFSIITTALLFRIVLKRHLSWIQWASLLILFLSIVALTAGTETSQHNLAGHGFHHDAFFSPSNSCLLFRSECPRKDNCTEKAWTFPEAKWNATAMVFSHIRLGLGHVLIIVQCFISSMANIYNEKILKEGNQLTESIFIQNSKLYFFGILFNGLTLGLQGSNRNQIKNCGVFYGHNVFSVALIFVTAFQGLSVAFILKFLDNMFHVLMAQVTTVIITTVSVLVFDFRPSLEFFLEAPSVLLSIFIYKASKPQGLEYAPRQERVRDLGGSLWERSSGDGEELERLTKPKSDIESDEDTF, encoded by the exons ATGGCTGTTATCTTCTCAAATTTTAGCATTATAACAACAGCTCTTCTATTCAGGATAGTGCTGAA GAGGCATCTAAGTTGGATACAATGGGCTTCCCTCCTGATTCTGTTCCTGTCCATTGTGGCTCTCACTGCTGGGACCGAAACGTCCCAGCATAACCTGGCAGGGCATGGATTTCATCACGATGCCTTCTTCAGCCCATCCAATTCCTGCCTTCTTTTCAGAAGTGAGTGTCCCAGAAAAGACAACTGCACGGAAAAGGCATGGACTTTTCCTGAAGCTAAGTGGAACGCCACAGCCATGGTTTTTAGCCACATCCGTCTCGGCTTGGGCCATGTGCTGATCATCGtccagtgttttatttcttcaatggCCAACATCTATAATGAAAAGATACTGAAGGAAGGGAACCAGCTCACCGAAAGCATCTTCATACAGAACAGCAAACTCTATTTCTTTGGCATCCTTTTTAATGGACTGACGCTGGGCCTTCAGGGCAGTAACCGTAATCAGATTAAGAACTGCGGGGTTTTCTATGGCCACAATGTGTTTTCAGTTGCTCTTATTTTTGTGACTGCATTCCAGGGCCTCTCCGTGGCTTTTATCCTGAAGTTCCTGGATAACATGTTCCATGTCTTGATGGCCCAGGTCACCACTGTCATCATCACAACAGTGTCTGTGCTGGTCTTTGACTTCAGGCCCTCCCTAGAATTTTTCTTAGAAGCTCCCTCAGTTCTTCTCTCCATATTTATTTACAAAGCCAGCAAGCCTCAAGGTCTGGAATATGCACCTAGGCAAGAAAGAGTCCGAGATCTAGGTGGCAGTCTTTGGGAGCGCTCCTCTGGG gATGGAGAAGAACTGGAGAGACTTACCAAACCGAAAAGTGACATTGAATCAGATGAAGATACTTTTTAA